Proteins encoded in a region of the Podarcis muralis chromosome 6, rPodMur119.hap1.1, whole genome shotgun sequence genome:
- the LOC114597083 gene encoding transmembrane protein 254-like → MRRVAGSMDSQAEHRADYFRRSNLFVMVAILVGLSYHGWAVFSPSTIPYDLLGPLGTVTKYLVENHKTLLDIGYLITWLIHIGEALYTLKLCKMKGITDPSTQRLWLVQTFFFGMGSLYFLLTYNPQKKSW, encoded by the exons ATGAGGAGGGTGGCAGGCTCGATGGACTCCCAGGCCGAGCACCGCGCCGATTACTTCCGACGCTCCAACCTGTTCGTAATGGTGGCGATCTTGGTCGGCCTGAGCTACCACGGG TGGGCAGTCTTTTCACCCTCAACAATCCCCTATGACCTTCTGGGACCATTAGGCACCGTCACTAAATATTTGGTGGAAAACCATAAAACTCTTCTCGATATCGG aTATTTAATTACCTGGTTAATCCACATTGGGGAAGCATTATATACCCTCAAGCTATGCAA GATGAAAGGCATCACAGACCCTTCAACTCAGCGTTTGTGGTTGGTTCAAACATTTTTCTTTGGAATGGGATCTCTCTACTTTTTGTTGACCTACAACCCACAGAAGAAAAGTTGGTGA